One window of Oreochromis niloticus isolate F11D_XX linkage group LG23, O_niloticus_UMD_NMBU, whole genome shotgun sequence genomic DNA carries:
- the LOC109196798 gene encoding E3 ubiquitin-protein ligase TRIM39-like produces MSAASCLLSEDQFLCSICLDVFTDPVSTPCGHNFCKNCISQHWDISERCQCPVCKKVFQTRPELHTNTFISDMVSQFRRKVSSSGSEQQAAKTGEVPCDICTGTKLKALKSCLVCLASYCQTHLEPHLTASRLKRHQLMDPEENLEGRICVKHDQPLELFCKTDQTCVCMLCSVIDHKTHAFVPLREEYEGKKAELGKTETEIQRMITKRRMKIWNIKESVKKSKDAAGREKAKGVQVFTALRKTLRRYLKKFIKEIEEKQETTEKQAEGFIKDLEQEISELSKRSSEVEQLSHSKDHLHLLQSFSSLKAAPTTKDWTEVSIHPPSYEGTVVRAVGRLKETLSKDMKKLFEAELKRVQQYAVDVTLDPDTAHPYLILSDDGKQVHCGEEENDRPDNPERFSAERLVLGKQSFSSGRFYFEVQVKEKPDWVLGVARESVNRKEVITPSPANGLWTVGVYENICGALEDPTVPLSLQRGSEKVGVFVDYEEGLVSFYDVDDVDVIYSFTGWCFTEKLYPLFCPKVNVDNDDENSCGKKFKPLIICPVNQSV; encoded by the coding sequence ATGTCTGCTGCCAGCTGTCTTCTATCTGAAGATCAGTTTCTGTGCTCCATCTGTCTGGATGTCTTCACTGATCCAGTCTCCACACCATGTGGACACAActtctgcaaaaactgcatcAGTCAACACTGGGATATCAGTGAGAGGTGTCAGTGTCCTGTGTGTAAAAAGGTCTTTCAGACCAGACCTGAGCTGCACACCAACACTTTCATCTCTGACATGGTTTCTCAATTCAGACGGAAAGTCAGCAGCAGCGGCTCAGAGCAACAAGCTGCCAAAACAGGAGAAGTTCCCTGTGACATCTGCACTGGAACCAAACTGAAGGCCCTGAAATCCTGCCTGGTGTGTCTGGCCTCCTACTGTCAGACTCACCTGGAGCCTCACCTGACAGCTTCACGTCTGAAAAGACATCAGCTGATGGATCCTGAGGAGAACCTGGAAGGCAGGATATGTGTGAAGCATGATCAACCTCTGGAGCTGTTCTGTAAGACCGATCAGACATGTGTCTGCATGCTCTGCTCTGTTATAGACCACAAGACACATGCGTTTGTTCCTTTGAGAGAAGAATATGAAGGAAAGAAGGCAGAACTGGGGAAGACTGAGACTGAAATTCAACGAATGATCACGAAGAGACGAATGAAGATTTGGAACATCAAAGAGTCAGTGAAGAAGAGTAAAGATGCTGCAGgcagagagaaagcaaaaggTGTTCAGGTCTTCACTGCTCTGAGGAAGACTCTCAGGAGATATTTGAAAAAGTTCATAAAGGAGATTGAAGAGAAACAAGAAACAACAGAGAAACAGGCTGAAGGTTTCATCAAAGATCTGGAACAGGAAATCTCTGAGCTGTCGAAGAGAAGCTCTGaggtggagcagctctcacactCTAAAgatcacctccacctcctccaaagcTTCTCATCCCTGAAAGCTGCTCCAACCACCAAGGACTGGACAGAGGTCAGTATCCATCCACCATCATATGAGGGCACTGTGGTGAGAGCTGTTGGTCGGCTGAAGGAGACACTCAGTAAAGACATGAAGAAGCTGTTTgaggctgagctgaagaggGTCCAGCAGTATGCAGTGGATGTGACTCTTGATCCTGATACAGCACATCCTTATCTCATCCTGTCTGATGATGGAAAACAAGTACACTGTGGTGAAGAGGAGAATGATCGTCCAGACAACCCAGAGAGATTTTCTGCGGAGCGTCTTGTTTTAGGAAAGCAGAGTTTCTCTTCAGGCAGATTTTACTTTGAGGTTCAGGTTAAAGAAAAGCCTGACTGGGTTTTAGGAGTGGCCAGGGAGTCAGTCAACAGGAAGGAAGTCATCACACCGAGTCCTGCGAATGGTCTCTGGACAGTAGGAGTATATGAAAACATTTGTGGAGCTCTTGAAGATCCTACAGTCCCACTCTCTCTTCAGCGTGGTTCTGAGAAGGTTGGGGTGTTTGTGGATTATGAGGAGGGTCTGGTCTCCTTTTATGATGTAGATGATGTAGATGTGATCTACTCCTTTACTGGCTGGTGCTTCACTGAGAAACTCTACCCATTGTTCTGTCCCAAAGTTAATgttgataatgatgatgagaaCAGTTGTGGTAAAAAATTTAAACCTCTGATCATCTGTCCTGTCAATCAGTCAGTCTGA
- the LOC109196933 gene encoding E3 ubiquitin-protein ligase TRIM39, translating to MSAASCLLSEAQFLCSICLDVFTDPVSTPCGHNFCKNCISHHWDISYRCKCPMCNKLFRMRPELHINTFISEMVSQFRREAQQKVSSSSSEQQAAKPGEVPCDICTGTKLKALKSCLVCLASYCQTHLQPHLTASCLKGHQLIDPEAKLEGRICVKHDKPLELFCKTDQTCVCMLCSVIDHKTHEFVSLREEYEGKKAELGKTEAEIQQMVQRRRLKIQEIKESVKMSKDAADREKAEGVQVFTALKESVDRRLNELIKEIEDKQESTEKQAEGFIKDLKQEISELMKRSSEVEQLSRSKDHLHLLQSFSSLKAAPTTKDWTEVSIHPPSYEGTVVRALVRAVGQLKATLDEEFEDLFEAELKRVQQYAMDVTLDPDTAHPNLILPHDGKQVHCGDEEKSLPDNPERFSMFLCVLGKQSFSSGRFYFEVLVKEKTDWALGVARESVNRKEDITLSPEKGYWTIAIYENICVALEDSEVRLPLHSGLEKVGVFVDYEAGLVSFYDVDDASLIYSFTCCSFTEKLYPFFCPGDNDDGKNSAPLIICPVNQSV from the coding sequence ATGTCTGCTGCCAGCTGTCTTCTATCTGAAGCTCAGTTTCTGTGCTCCATCTGTCTGGATGTCTTCACTGATCCAGTCTCCACACCATGTGGACACAActtctgcaaaaactgcatcAGTCATCACTGGGATATCAGCTACAGGTGTAAGTGTCCCATGTGTAACAAGTTGTTCAGGATGAGACCTGAGCTGCACATCAACACTTTCATCTCTGAGATGGTTTCTCAGTTCAGACGTGAAGCTCAGCAGaaagtcagcagcagcagctcagagcaACAAGCTGCCAAACCAGGAGAAGTTCCCTGTGACATCTGCACTGGAACCAAACTGAAGGCCCTGAAGTCCTGCCTGGTGTGTCTGGCCTCCTACTGTCAGACTCACCTGCAGCCTCATCTGACAGCTTCATGTCTGAAGGGACATCAGCTGATCGATCCTGAGGCGAAGCTGGAAGGCAGGATATGTGTGAAGCACGATAAACCTCTGGAGCTGTTCTGTAAGACCGATCAGACATGTGTCTGCATGCTCTGCTCTGTTATAGACCACAAGACTCATGAGTTTGTTTCTCTGAGAGAAGAATATGAAGGAAAGAAGGCAGAACTGGGGAAGACTGAGGCTGAAATTCAACAGATGGTCCAGAGGAGACGACTGAAAATTCAGGAGATCAAAGAGTCAGTGAAGATGAGTAAAGATGctgcagacagagagaaagcagaaggtgTTCAGGTCTTCACTGCTCTGAAGGAGTCTGTTGACAGACGTCTGAATGAGCTCATAAAGGAGATTGAAGACAAACAAGAATCAACAGAGAAACAGGCTGAAGGTTTCATCAAAGATCTGAAACAGGAAATCTCTGAGCTGATGAAGAGAAGCTCTGaggtggagcagctctcacGTTCTAAAgatcacctccacctcctccaaagcTTCTCATCCCTGAAAGCTGCTCCAACCACCAAGGACTGGACAGAGGTCAGTATCCATCCACCATCATATGAGGGGACTGTGGTGAGAGCTTTGGTGAGAGCTGTGGGTCAACTGAAGGCAACACTTGATGAAGAGTTTGAAGACTTGTTTGAGGCTGAGCTAAAGAGGGTCCAGCAGTATGCAATGGATGTGACTCTTGATCCTGATACAGCACATCCTAATCTCATTCTGCCTCATGATGGAAAACAAGTACACTGTGGTGATGAAGAGAAGAGTCTTCCAGACAACCCAGAGAGATTTTCtatgtttctttgtgttttaggAAAACAGAGTTTCTCTTCAGGTAGATTTTACTTTGAGGTTCTTGTTAAAGAAAAGACTGACTGGGCTTTAGGAGTGGCCAGAGAGTCAGTCAACAGGAAGGAAGACATCACATTGAGTCCTGAGAAAGGTTACTGGACTATAGCGATATATGAAAATATTTGTGTAGCTCTTGAGGATTCTGAAGTCCGTCTCCCTCTTCACTCTGGTCTTGAGAAGGTGGGGGTGTTTGTGGATTATGAGGCGGGCCTGGTCTCCTTTTATGATGTAGATGATGCATCTCTCATCTACTCCTTTACCTGCTGCTCCTTCACTGAGAAACTCTACCCATTCTTCTGCCCAGGTGATAATGATGATGGTAAAAACTCTGCACCTCTGATCATCTGTCCTGTCAATCAATCAGtctga
- the LOC109196797 gene encoding G2/M phase-specific E3 ubiquitin-protein ligase isoform X1: MKDFNKDLKDGPFLLLYPDGTEVITVPGTQRPFTLEAYKAEVGKPYQRITVFICLKSDFEDVGENSDLSDSDPEIVIKRPSEFDLADTLPWELQHESSPLQKAAEYEVLGILCLLMKYNRDTNLQAHGIIANLALELDHKKVSRFNISRSAVWDGAVRGFRRSTYSDNYDMFIKFNDDAGSFEEGLDTGGPRREFLTLLMGSLRNRPIFDGPPESRYLVYNSRAARQDEYFLAGKMIAVSIVHGGPAPHFLSKNLVNHITGNQSFSATVEDVQDEEITKIYIRF; encoded by the exons ATGAAGGACTTTAACAAAGATCTAAAAGATGGACCTTTCCTTCTTCTGTATCCGGATGGCACTGAGGTCATTACTGTCCCTGGAACACAAAGACCATTTACACTTGAGGCTTATAAGGCTGAAGTTGGCAAGCCTTATCAAAGAATCACTGTTTTCATCTGCTTGAAGAGTGACTTTGAAGATG TTGGAGAAAACTCAGACTTGTCTGACTCTGACCCAGAGATTGTTATTAAAAGGCCCTCTGAGTTTGATCTTGCTGATACACTG ccaTGGGAACTTCAACATGAAAGCAGTCCTTTACAGAAAGCGGCAGAATATGA GGTGCTGGGGATCTTGTGCTTGCTAATGAAGTACAACAg agACACCAATTTGCAGGCACATGGAATTATTGCAAATTTGGCACTGGAACTTGACCACAAGAAGGTCAGCAGGTTCAATATATCAAGGTCAGCTGTATGGGATGGAGCTGTTAGAGGATTTCGACGCAGCACATACTCTGACAACTACGACATGTTCATCAAGtttaatgatgatgctggcaGCTTTGAAGAAGGTTTGGATACAGGTGGCCCGAGGCGTGAATTCCTCACACTTCTTATGGGCAGTCTGCGAAATCGCCCCATCTTTGATGGACCTCCAGAGAGCCGTTATCTTGTATATAATTCAAGAG CTGCCAGGCAAGATGAGTACTTTTTAGCAGGAAAGATGATCGCTGTATCCATTGTGCATGGGGGACCAGCACCACATTTCCTCTCCAAGAACCTGGTCAACCACATCACAGGGAATCAGAGTTTCAGCGCCACTGTAGAAGATGTGCAAGATGAGGAGATCACAAAAATTTACATCAG gttCTGA
- the LOC109196797 gene encoding G2/M phase-specific E3 ubiquitin-protein ligase isoform X2 — MLEKTQTCLTLTQRLLLKGPLSLILLIHCHGNFNMKAVLYRKRQNMRRVLGILCLLMKYNRDTNLQAHGIIANLALELDHKKVSRFNISRSAVWDGAVRGFRRSTYSDNYDMFIKFNDDAGSFEEGLDTGGPRREFLTLLMGSLRNRPIFDGPPESRYLVYNSRAARQDEYFLAGKMIAVSIVHGGPAPHFLSKNLVNHITGNQSFSATVEDVQDEEITKIYIRF; from the exons ATG TTGGAGAAAACTCAGACTTGTCTGACTCTGACCCAGAGATTGTTATTAAAAGGCCCTCTGAGTTTGATCTTGCTGATACACTG ccaTGGGAACTTCAACATGAAAGCAGTCCTTTACAGAAAGCGGCAGAATATGA GAAGGGTGCTGGGGATCTTGTGCTTGCTAATGAAGTACAACAg agACACCAATTTGCAGGCACATGGAATTATTGCAAATTTGGCACTGGAACTTGACCACAAGAAGGTCAGCAGGTTCAATATATCAAGGTCAGCTGTATGGGATGGAGCTGTTAGAGGATTTCGACGCAGCACATACTCTGACAACTACGACATGTTCATCAAGtttaatgatgatgctggcaGCTTTGAAGAAGGTTTGGATACAGGTGGCCCGAGGCGTGAATTCCTCACACTTCTTATGGGCAGTCTGCGAAATCGCCCCATCTTTGATGGACCTCCAGAGAGCCGTTATCTTGTATATAATTCAAGAG CTGCCAGGCAAGATGAGTACTTTTTAGCAGGAAAGATGATCGCTGTATCCATTGTGCATGGGGGACCAGCACCACATTTCCTCTCCAAGAACCTGGTCAACCACATCACAGGGAATCAGAGTTTCAGCGCCACTGTAGAAGATGTGCAAGATGAGGAGATCACAAAAATTTACATCAG gttCTGA